The following is a genomic window from Amycolatopsis cihanbeyliensis.
GTCCGAGGAGTTCGCCACGGTGGACCCGCGTGGGCTCAACAGCCAGCTTCGCGGCAAGCTCGCCTCCGCGATCGGCCGCGGGTTGGACCTGGCCGTGTTCCACGGCCGGCGCCCGGACAACGGGGACGCGCTTCAGGGCATCGACGCCAACTCCTACGTCAACGCCACCACCAAGCGTGTCTACCTGGACGCCGACACCGCGACCTCGGTCAAGGACGACATGATCGCGGGCTGGGAGCTGGTGACCACCGCCGAGCACGATGTCAACGGCTGGGCCATCGACAAGCTGTTCCAGCCGAAGATCCTCGGCGCGACCGACAAGGACGGCAAGAACGTCTTCGGTGGCGAGGTCGACCTGTCCGGCGCGGCCCGGTCGCTGCTGGGCCTGCCCGTGGAGTACGGCAAGGCCGTCTCCGGCAAGCTCGGCGCCGCCGCACGCACGAACGTGCGCCTGTTCGGTGGCGACTGGACGCGCGTGCTGTACGGGTTCGCCGACCGGGTACGGATCAAGCGCAGTACCGAGGCGGTCATCACCGACGCTGCCGGGAACACCATCAACCTGTGGCAGACCAACCAGGTCGCGCTGATGGTGGAGGTCACGGTCGGCTGGAAGGTCGATCCGGAAGCGTTCTTCGCGCTGGAGACCGGCACTCCGCCGGCACCGTGACCGCGTTCCGCGAGGGAGGCACCACACGAGGGGTGCCTTCCTCTTTCCATCTCTGGAGGCATGTGTGCCGCTTGTACTTCTCCGCTCCCCGCTCGGCACGGTCGTCTCGTGTGACCGAGCCGTGGCGGATGAGCTGATGCGATCGGGCTGGAGGGAAGCCGATGCCGTTGGCGACGGTGACCGACGTACAGAGTCGTCTCGGTCGGACCCTCAGCCCCGAGGAACAGGACCAGGCCGCGGTACTGCTCGGCGACGCCGAGGTACGGCTGAAAGCCCGGATACCGGATCTGCTTGACCAGGTAGCAAGCGGTTCCCTCGATGAGGCCGTGGTCGTCCAGGTCGAAGCCAACATGGTGGCCCGCGTCCTGCGGAACCCGGACGGGTATGTCGCGGAGACGGACGGCAACTACTCCTACCAGAAGGCCCAGGACGCGACAGCGGGCCGGTTGATGGTGCTCGATGACGAGTGGTCCTTGCTCGGCCTCCGTCGCGGCATGGTCGTCCTCACTCCCCGGCTGGAACTGCCGGTGCGTGCCGGTCCGGACTGGTGGTGGGAGTGGTGAGCCTGCTCGACACCGGCGTTGAGGACGTGACGGTCTATCCCGAAGAGGTGACCCAAGACCGAGACGGCAACACCATCACCCGCCCGTCTGCCACGGGAATTCCTGCGAAGGCGACCATCCAGCTCAAGGCCCAGTCCGGTACGTCGTCGCGACGTGCCGAACAAGACAACGAGGGATTCGAGACCGAGACCGTTTACCGGCTCCGGTTCCCGCGTTCGTTCCCTCACGTGTTGGGCGCTCAGGCCCGCATCGAATGGCGCGGGGAGTACTGGGCCGTCATCGGCGACGCTCAGCGATTCAACGGAAGCCATAAGACCCGGCACATCGACTACACCATCAGACGGTCCTAATGGCTCGTGTGTACCAGCGCAGGGCGCGTGTGGAGACGGCACATCTCGACGGCGTAGTAGCCGCTGTACGGGAGCAGGCGCAGAAGGTCGGTCGCAACGCGGAGATCCGCCTCACGGCGCACCGCGACGAGGGGCACGCGGAG
Proteins encoded in this region:
- a CDS encoding DUF5403 family protein, which encodes MARVYQRRARVETAHLDGVVAAVREQAQKVGRNAEIRLTAHRDEGHAEITVTYGQVDSFVNLDDLAALSIEFGHVHNVTGRYVAGLYIITGAANLI
- a CDS encoding phage major capsid protein, translating into MAFENEAAPNTAERHQGRLAYIDDKFLPRNVLPPLWEKAQESSLVMRLGQRIPVSYGESVLPLSAVEPEVGQVGVGTRPQDREGHQKPVTGVAWDSTTFSPIKLAGIITVSEEFATVDPRGLNSQLRGKLASAIGRGLDLAVFHGRRPDNGDALQGIDANSYVNATTKRVYLDADTATSVKDDMIAGWELVTTAEHDVNGWAIDKLFQPKILGATDKDGKNVFGGEVDLSGAARSLLGLPVEYGKAVSGKLGAAARTNVRLFGGDWTRVLYGFADRVRIKRSTEAVITDAAGNTINLWQTNQVALMVEVTVGWKVDPEAFFALETGTPPAP
- a CDS encoding Gp19/Gp15/Gp42 family protein translates to MPLATVTDVQSRLGRTLSPEEQDQAAVLLGDAEVRLKARIPDLLDQVASGSLDEAVVVQVEANMVARVLRNPDGYVAETDGNYSYQKAQDATAGRLMVLDDEWSLLGLRRGMVVLTPRLELPVRAGPDWWWEW